The following coding sequences are from one Bacteroidota bacterium window:
- a CDS encoding MBOAT family O-acyltransferase — protein sequence MLFNSIDFVVFFPVVVALYFAIPYRWRWTFLLASSYYFYACWKLEYLALIMASTLIDYAAGRAMGRRETRAERRPFLLMSLCSNLGILFFFKYANFFGESVEEAFRPFNIFVDMPAFDILLPVGISFYTFQTLAYSIDVYRGRQQAERHLGIFAVYVCFWPQLVAGPIERSQSLLPQFRERHPFRWSLAADGLKLMAWGFFQKVVIADRAALYVGTVYANPEAYVGWTTYLAIVIFAVQIYCDFAGYTNIARGAARVMGYELMKNFRQPLYAIDIADFWRRWHISLTTWFRDYLYFPMGGSRVPKWRWGFNTFFVLAVCGLWHGASWTFVMWGVVNGVYLAFAALTATFRNGLWDRAEAAFARFKPRTETVQQMGVALPPTLWQRLQTWIIPTPRRFIRTLVGFHLIILSLIFFRATTMTDAWTMLSHLFSLTSTEVVVGINNYEFLLLLVSIAVLLLVDLIELRENIRSFLKRRPAWVRFPIYAALVLAILMLGEYGAQEFIYFQF from the coding sequence ATGTTATTCAACTCCATCGACTTCGTCGTTTTCTTTCCCGTCGTCGTCGCGCTCTACTTTGCCATCCCCTACCGGTGGCGCTGGACGTTCCTCCTCGCCTCGAGCTACTACTTCTACGCCTGCTGGAAGCTCGAGTACCTCGCCCTCATCATGGCCTCGACGCTGATCGACTATGCGGCGGGGCGGGCGATGGGCCGGCGCGAGACGCGGGCCGAGCGGCGGCCGTTCCTGCTGATGAGCCTATGCTCGAACCTCGGCATCCTCTTCTTCTTCAAGTACGCCAACTTCTTCGGCGAGAGTGTGGAGGAGGCGTTCCGGCCGTTCAACATCTTCGTGGACATGCCGGCCTTCGACATCCTGCTGCCGGTCGGCATCTCGTTCTACACGTTCCAGACGCTGGCCTACTCGATCGACGTCTACCGGGGTCGGCAGCAGGCGGAGCGCCACCTCGGCATCTTCGCCGTCTACGTGTGCTTCTGGCCCCAGCTCGTGGCTGGGCCCATCGAGCGGAGCCAGTCGCTCCTGCCGCAGTTCCGGGAGCGCCACCCGTTCCGGTGGAGCCTCGCGGCGGACGGCCTCAAGCTGATGGCGTGGGGGTTCTTCCAGAAGGTGGTCATCGCCGACCGGGCAGCGCTGTACGTCGGGACGGTCTACGCCAACCCCGAAGCCTACGTGGGCTGGACGACGTACCTGGCGATCGTCATCTTCGCGGTGCAGATCTACTGTGACTTCGCGGGCTACACCAACATCGCGCGCGGCGCGGCGCGGGTGATGGGCTACGAGCTGATGAAGAACTTCCGCCAGCCGCTCTACGCCATCGACATCGCCGACTTCTGGCGGCGCTGGCACATCAGCCTCACGACCTGGTTCCGGGACTACCTCTACTTCCCGATGGGCGGCAGCCGGGTGCCGAAGTGGCGCTGGGGGTTCAACACGTTCTTCGTCCTCGCCGTGTGCGGGCTGTGGCACGGGGCGAGTTGGACGTTTGTGATGTGGGGCGTGGTCAACGGCGTCTACCTCGCCTTCGCCGCGCTGACCGCCACCTTTCGGAACGGTCTCTGGGACCGGGCTGAGGCGGCCTTCGCCCGGTTCAAGCCTAGGACGGAGACGGTGCAGCAAATGGGCGTCGCCCTCCCGCCCACGCTCTGGCAGCGCCTCCAGACCTGGATCATCCCCACGCCGCGCCGCTTCATCCGCACCCTCGTCGGGTTCCACCTCATCATCCTAAGCCTGATCTTCTTCCGGGCCACCACGATGACCGACGCCTGGACGATGCTCAGCCACCTGTTCAGCCTGACGAGTACCGAGGTCGTCGTGGGGATCAACAACTACGAGTTCCTGCTGCTGCTCGTCTCGATTGCCGTACTGCTCCTGGTGGACCTGATCGAACTGCGGGAGAACATACGCTCGTTCCTGAAGCGCCGCCCGGCCTGGGTGCGCTTCCCGATCTACGCTGCCCTCGTGCTCGCCATCCTGATGCTCGGCGAGTACGGAGCCCAGGAGTTTATCTACTTCCAGTTCTAG
- the rsmI gene encoding 16S rRNA (cytidine(1402)-2'-O)-methyltransferase yields MLYLVPTPIGNLEDVTLRALRILKEADLVACEDTRTSGVLLGHYGIETPRTSYHDHNERQKAPRLVERMQAGETVALVTDAGSPGVSDPGFYLVRACLQAGLPVEALPGPTAFVPALALSGLPTDRFAFEGFLPAKKGRQTRLQSLAGEERTLVFYESPHRLVKTLGQLAEHLGPDRPAAVARELTKKFEEVERGTLADLAGRFGERPKVRGEIVLVVGGAR; encoded by the coding sequence GTGCTGTACCTCGTCCCCACGCCCATCGGCAACTTGGAAGACGTGACGCTCCGCGCGCTGCGCATTCTCAAGGAGGCGGACCTCGTGGCGTGCGAGGACACGCGCACGAGCGGCGTCCTGCTCGGCCACTACGGGATCGAGACGCCGCGCACCAGCTACCACGACCACAACGAGCGCCAGAAGGCCCCGCGCCTCGTCGAGCGCATGCAGGCCGGCGAGACGGTCGCGCTCGTCACCGACGCGGGCAGCCCCGGCGTCTCGGACCCGGGCTTCTACCTCGTCCGCGCCTGCCTCCAGGCGGGCCTTCCGGTCGAGGCCCTCCCCGGTCCGACGGCCTTCGTGCCGGCCCTCGCCCTGAGCGGCCTGCCGACCGACCGCTTCGCGTTCGAGGGCTTCCTCCCGGCGAAGAAAGGGCGGCAGACCCGGTTGCAATCGCTGGCCGGGGAGGAGCGGACGCTCGTCTTCTACGAGTCGCCGCACCGGCTGGTCAAGACGCTTGGGCAGCTAGCCGAGCACCTCGGCCCGGACCGCCCGGCGGCCGTAGCCCGCGAGTTGACGAAGAAGTTCGAGGAGGTCGAGCGCGGCACCCTCGCGGACCTCGCCGGGCGATTCGGCGAGCGCCCGAAGGTGCGCGGCGAGATCGTCCTCGTCGTCGGCGGGGCGCGGTAG
- a CDS encoding thioredoxin has translation MKLLCCLLALSAAPALAQAPASRSPDRTALMEPDTTASPDTALTDAEQRVADLIQAEGIHVVHFWAPWCDNSVAELRAGWYELVERHPEVSFAFVTIWNDGESARETMDRYGLPERVLELTQPDFGPSDDKAQRRRSFLDLPVTWVPTTWVFRDGGTLAYAFNYGELEMAQLDQAIAGARSSWPHD, from the coding sequence ATGAAGCTCCTCTGCTGCCTGCTCGCGCTGAGCGCCGCACCGGCCCTCGCCCAAGCCCCCGCCTCCCGCTCGCCCGACCGCACCGCCCTCATGGAACCCGACACCACGGCCTCGCCCGACACCGCCCTGACCGATGCCGAGCAGCGCGTCGCCGACCTGATCCAGGCCGAGGGTATCCACGTCGTCCACTTCTGGGCTCCGTGGTGCGACAATTCGGTTGCCGAACTGCGAGCCGGCTGGTACGAACTCGTCGAGCGCCACCCCGAGGTGAGCTTCGCCTTCGTCACCATCTGGAACGACGGCGAGAGCGCCCGCGAAACGATGGACCGGTACGGCCTGCCGGAGCGCGTCCTCGAACTGACCCAGCCAGACTTCGGGCCGAGCGACGACAAGGCGCAGCGCCGCCGCTCATTCCTCGACCTGCCCGTGACGTGGGTCCCGACGACCTGGGTCTTCCGCGACGGCGGGACGCTGGCCTACGCCTTCAACTACGGCGAGTTGGAGATGGCCCAACTCGACCAGGCGATTGCCGGGGCCCGCTCTTCCTGGCCGCACGACTAG